The following is a genomic window from Neoarius graeffei isolate fNeoGra1 chromosome 16, fNeoGra1.pri, whole genome shotgun sequence.
TCATTTGATGTTTGTGGGGGTTAAATATGAAATCGTAGTGATGAATTTGTTGACCTTATGCTATGCTGTATGCATGTTGTGTTATTAATCACTGGTGAATAAGTACCTGTAAATATTTCAAGGAGTTCAAACCCAAAACCCAGCCTCTGGGAAGATTTTAGGACAAGATAGATGGAGCCAAATACTTGACAATCATAGAGACCGTGACAGTaactttaaaggtgcccttccaccaaaaacatttaatactggctctttttgaaataccatagttcaccccgagttgcatatgcatgctgcatgtgaaaaatgtaattctactcccaatccctgtattagcttatgaaagaaaatagtcggaaaaacgagcggatcagaaaaagccatacgaagttatgtcacttcgaaaattagtattcatggcctcgcccacctcagcttgcgaccgcccacgggaagaaagcgcgaggagagagatGTAATTCACCCCGAGGTGCGGcgcggtgctccgcatcagtttcgtttctaagggcggctccagcctgactttgcacgctcgtaactcgggcaggggaggtcccagcctccccagacttggcagccagcagcctctgccctctcccgaacgaaagagtgctccctgggcgggctagctccgtgcctcgggacgtaattcacctaaccctaaccctaggtcccagcctccccagacttggcagccagcgacccctgCCTTCTCCtgaacgaaccagcgctgccagagcccgtcagctcccagccagaGAACGTTATTCCCCCCACACACCCCGAGGCGAGCTCTGCTCCGTGCCTCATGCCTtgatgagagccgctgccgcagggagtattcaattaaataaataaataaatgaatgaatgactccctcccagtcacacgcactcacgcacgcacacacaagtgttctggttggggagagagctcctttcctctgctctccctctcctcttatagggcgcggtcactggggaagacacacaaacgcacattaattcccgtcaggtgcagtgattctgccacttaccttccctgactccgccctccattcacagaccgatgctcggccacacccccgctgccatatctacattgttattggtcaaaacatcgatgtcaagacgtaacacgtttactgattgctgctagccaatcagaggtaacacgtttacatgtcatgaatattaatgagtaagagctgaaatcctgtcattctcccgtcacccactcctccaccaaactagaacagcctgaaacaagagaaacacagcatttttatcaccaaaaccggctcacagggcattcattcatactagagaccaccgcacaattaatgaaaaaacgatgcaaggggacctttaagcAAAGCTACATTAGAGTGGTTCAAATCTCAGAACCTGATTACGTTAGATTGGACCAGTCAAAGCCAGGcagtccaactgagaatctgtggcaagacCTCACCAGCAGTCTCCATCCAGTCTGACAGAGCTTGAGTCATTTTGCCAGTACGTATGGACAAAAATGTCAGGatccagatgtgcaaagctgattGAGATATCTCAGAAGACTTGCAGATGAAGGTCCTTCTACTAACCCAAAGTGGCCAATACTTGTGCAATCAGCAAATGTCTTCTTTTTCTGTGTCACCTTCAGATGTCtgacatattgtgtaaatcaagtaCTGAAATCCCATTTATTTCACGTCCGGGTTGTAACCCTACGAACAAGGGCGTGATCACTTACGCAAGGTGCATTAAACAGATGTTGTATGTTTATGTTTTGTTTTACAGGCAGCTCATTGGCATCCAATGCCACTCAGTTCAACTCCTCTCACACTGCCTCTAATGTGCTGGGGTTTAAACCTGCACTTCCTGGTAAAGCTATGCCCATTTCCTCGTCCCCAGTCCATGCCCATAAACCGCATGCAGCAAAGGAGCTTGGAAGCAGTGGACTGGATGAAAACAGGCCTTACATCTTCAACGCTGAACGCAGTGAGCGCCGAACTGACATGGCTATCGGTGGCATGGGTGCAGGTCTACCCACCATGTCTCACGGTAAAGCCCAGCTGGACTTTAAAGAAGAAAACACTGAAGACACTGCCCCTCGCTGGCACAGTGAAATCCTACAGCCTGATGGAAGTGTCCTAGAACTTGACAGTCGTTCTCCTTCACATGAACCATCGTTGTTCCTCAGCGAGCCAGATGATTCAAACCCCATCATTAAAGTGAGCTTTTCTGAACCTGATCAGTACCACCCCATTGAAATCCCACCTCAGGAGGTTCAGGGTGGAGATCCCACCTCTTGGACATCGTCCACGTTTTACGATTATCTGTCGCCTGACTACTCCACCACTGACAGCTACGCAGATGATGACCGCTTGACACCTGTAGACATGGATGATGAAAATGTTCATCTGGTTCAGAAGGCAGGTCCCGCTAACTCGTGGTCTTTGTCCAGTGACGACAGTGCGTCTGGTGGCTACGATCTGGCAGGAGCTCCAGGAGCTGTGGACAGGGTGGCGAACGGCGGTTGCCTTCTGGGATTTGTTCGCAGGAATGGCACCTGCCAATCATCTTGTGACGCCTACACCGGTTACTGCTTTAATGGAGGCCAGTGTTATGTGGTGGAAGGGATTGGAGCATTTTGCAGGTAAGATTCAac
Proteins encoded in this region:
- the cspg5b gene encoding chondroitin sulfate proteoglycan 5b, whose protein sequence is MTCRSFTMLLPSLLLFHLFPFCTHGSSLASNATQFNSSHTASNVLGFKPALPGKAMPISSSPVHAHKPHAAKELGSSGLDENRPYIFNAERSERRTDMAIGGMGAGLPTMSHGKAQLDFKEENTEDTAPRWHSEILQPDGSVLELDSRSPSHEPSLFLSEPDDSNPIIKVSFSEPDQYHPIEIPPQEVQGGDPTSWTSSTFYDYLSPDYSTTDSYADDDRLTPVDMDDENVHLVQKAGPANSWSLSSDDSASGGYDLAGAPGAVDRVANGGCLLGFVRRNGTCQSSCDAYTGYCFNGGQCYVVEGIGAFCRCNIQDYMWNKGSRCESVITEFQVMCIVVSSVSVTLLVLFMVIVVFSKQLHVLKIENRQLRKRSKSRPQSEQHNDNFSLSTVAEGSQANKTMSKYTWECKPTEESCSENDSAKPEEPVKTPVNEDESLTIQNSLTPKHEDSTGVGNAEDDPEESGVTIDLELLLPNEAKTHPETSPPLHYNVFLYKLPKSPKISPGRSRQGKALPQIRPRRGSEPGYSPMSSRTPNPRLGKACTP